Proteins from one Plasmodium yoelii strain 17X genome assembly, chromosome: 2 genomic window:
- a CDS encoding signal recognition particle subunit SRP9, putative gives MVYAISWNDFIQATRKIVSDSPDKTRYVIKLHKPTDEIILKVTDNNNTIMYRLSKNGNMKKLEEFNSLFLTWGTSENPNEPFPLKMNNKGSIEQKMKKVK, from the exons a tGGTATATGCAATATCATGGAATGATTTTATCCAAGCAACAAGGAAAATTGTTTCGGATTCACCAGAtaaa ACAAGATATGTTATAAAATTACATAAACCAACTGatgaaattatattaaagGTCAcggataataataat ACGATAATGTATAGATTAAGTAAAAATGGTAACATGAAAAAACTTGAAGAATTTAATTCCCTTTTCTTAACATGGGGAACAAGTGAAAATCCAAATGAGCCATTCCCCTTGAAAATGAATA ATAAGGGATCTATtgaacaaaaaatgaaaaaggtTAAGTAG